In Scleropages formosus chromosome 10, fSclFor1.1, whole genome shotgun sequence, a single genomic region encodes these proteins:
- the znf296 gene encoding zinc finger protein 296 — protein MSRRKLGSRPQHLSAIQDAPEPKVVSSKVLLERMSQSEVGGRDLLTCGQCGQAFPLAHILTFIQHKQGGCGPGRVCQSQTGLQSHTPPSPASRMLRRGPAAARSRIESGYVELKRATDQVQGEESNVKAEPGVTDEEPSSFTCQVCEGVLPSAWALLQHVQHSHGFSIYQEEGADWQPPIQPATLEPRHLSSTLTTAFPPASLRLSRSRLPANSGATHSPSASQELQALNFSVRLRELAEVTAGGVVLSPSPPPAASPFPHSAPHQTLFACELCGQRFQSLRSLSAHRRTHASERPYCCGLCEQAFAQSGELARHMRSHRQGSAWSGHEGDEAAGEDGELRMKGQEPPADASVIAERDAPELRHSKHAKVAAGSEAVRVPRRSGLLNLFQPQGEAADGESEGPGEPLQASPCGSSPSEGSLESGETGGSGESGIASGDCTPKRQERDERPREWESEWRATPATMVQEWQQESEQTRGTGGVGGRKKREEACEYCGKRFRNSSNLTVHRRSHTGERPYHCGLCSYACAQSSKLTRHMKTHGARGTRAPFFCQLCSVPFTVYATLEKHLKKVHGLSHADVGTHGPAVKPDGDAALEASIAACSEMSLISDDYTEAGSDLDLRSEPNATSAATDVAVEHSTASA, from the exons ATGTCCCGACGCAAGCTGGGCAGCCGACCGCAGCACCTGAGTGCGATTCAAG ATGCCCCCGAGCCTAAGGTCGTCAGCAGCAAAGTGCTGCTCGAGAGGATGTCGCAGTCGGAAGTTGGGGGTCGCGACCTCCTTACCTGTGGCCAGTGCGGCCAGGCCTTCCCTCTTGCCCATATCCTCACCTTCATCCAGCACAAGCAGGGGGGCTGTGGACCAGGGAGGGTCTGCCAGAGTCAGACAGGACTCCAGAGCCACACCCCGCCCTCCCCGGCCAGTCGTATGCTGCGACGCGGCCCCGCGGCGGCCAGATCGAGAATTGAGTCGGGTTACGTGGAGTTGAAAAGGGCCACGGACCAAGTCCAGGGGGAGGAATCCAACGTGAAAGCCGAACCGGGCGTAACAG ACGAGGAGCCGTCCAGCTTCACCTGCCAGGTGTGTGAGGGTGTGCTTCCCAGCGCCTGGGCCCTCCTGCAGCATGTACAGCATAGCCATGGTTTCAGCATCTACCAGGAGGAGGGAGCTGACTGGCAGCCACCTATACAGCCCGCCACGTTGGAGCCCCGCCACCTGAGCTCCACCCTTACAACTGCATTCCCTCCCGCTTCCCTGCGCCTGTCCAGATCGCGCCTCCCCGCCAACTCCGGGGCAACTCATTCCCCGTCTGCCTCCCAGGAACTGCAGGCTCTCAACTTCTCGGTGCGTCTACGGGAGCTGGCCGAGGTCACTGCTGGCGGCGTGGTTCTTTCTCCTTCCCCTCCGCCCGCTGCCTCGCCCTTTCCGCATTCTGCTCCTCACCAGACTCTTTTCGCCTGCGAGCTGTGCGGCCAGCGGTTCCAGTCGCTGCGCAGCCTGTCAGCGCATCGCCGCACCCATGCAAGCGAGAGGCCCTACTGCTGCGGCCTGTGCGAACAGGCCTTTGCCCAGAGCGGTGAGCTGGCGCGCCACATGAGGAGTCATCGTCAGGGAAGTGCCTGGTCAGGGCACGAGGGAGATGAGGCAGCTGGGGAGGACGGGGAGCTGAGGATGAAGGGTCAGGAGCCGCCCGCCGACGCCTCTGTCATCGCGGAAAGGGACGCTCCTGAACTCCGCCATTCGAAGCACGCGAAGGTTGCGGCAGGTTCGGAGGCCGTCAGAGTCCCACGCCGAAGCGGCCTGCTCAACTTGTTCCAGCCGCAGGGCGAGGCCGCGGACGGCGAGAGCGAGGGTCCCGGGGAGCCCCTGCAGGCCTCCCCGTGCGGCAGCAGTCCGTCCGAGGGCTCTCTGGAGAGCGGCGAGACGGGAGGAAGCGGGGAGAGCGGCATCGCCAGCGGCGACTGCACTCCCAAACGCCAGGAGCGGGACGAGAGGCCCAGAGAGTGGGAAAGTGAGTGGCGGGCCACCCCAGCCACCATGGTGCAGGAGTGGCAGCAGGAGAGCGAGCAAACGCGAGGCACCGGAGGAGTAGGTGGACGCAAGAAACGGGAGGAGGCCTGCGAGTACTGCGGTAAGCGTTTCCGTAACAGCAGCAACCTGACGGTGCATCGGCGCAGCCACACGGGTGAGCGGCCCTACCACTGCGGCCTCTGCAGCTACGCCTGCGCTCAGAGTAGCAAGCTAACGCGCCACATGAAGACGCACGGGGCCCGGGGCACGCGGGCCCCATTCTTCTGCCAGCTCTGCAGCGTGCCTTTCACGGTGTACGCTACGCTGGAGAAACACCTCAAGAAGGTGCACGGCCTCAGCCACGCTGATGTCGGCACCCACGGGCCTGCCGTCAAGCCTGATGGCGATGCCGCCTTGGAGGCCAGCATCGCCGCCTGCTCCGAAATGAGCCTGATCTCCGATGACTACACCGAGGCCGGCAGCGACCTTGATCTCCGCAGCGAACCGAACGCTACCTCAGCCGCCACCGATGTCGCCGTGGAGCACAGCACGGCGTCTGCCTAA